From the Caballeronia sp. NK8 genome, one window contains:
- the gudD gene encoding glucarate dehydratase produces the protein MSTNAVEPNATPKVTELRVVPVAGRDSMLMNLSGAHGPFFTRNIVILKDSAGNTGVGEVPGGENIRKTIDDARSLVVGQSIGNMHAVLNKVRTAFADRDAGGRGLQTFDLRTTIHAVTALEAALLDLLGKHLGVPVAALLGEGQQRDEVEMLGYLFYIGDRNKTDLQYASGADGRDDWERLRTEVALTPEAVVRLAEAAKARYGFNDFKLKGGVLAGDAEMEAATALAERFPEARVTLDPNGAWSLAEAIRLCRDKHDVLAYAEDPCGAENGYSGREVMAEFRRATGLPTATNMIATDWRQMGHAIQLQSVDIPLADPHFWTMQGSVRVAQMCNDWGLTWGSHSNNHFDVSLAMFTHVAAAAPGKITAIDTHWIWQDGQRLTRDPLQIVGGKVKVPEVPGLGVELDMDEVEKAHALYQQHGLGARDDGVAMQYLIPNWKFDNKKPCLVR, from the coding sequence ATGTCCACGAACGCAGTCGAACCGAACGCCACTCCGAAAGTCACCGAATTGCGCGTCGTGCCGGTCGCCGGTCGCGACAGCATGCTCATGAACCTGTCGGGCGCGCACGGCCCGTTCTTCACGCGCAACATCGTGATCCTGAAGGACAGCGCCGGTAACACGGGCGTCGGCGAAGTGCCGGGCGGCGAGAACATCCGCAAGACCATCGACGATGCGCGTTCGCTCGTCGTCGGCCAGTCGATCGGCAACATGCATGCGGTGCTCAACAAGGTGCGCACGGCGTTCGCCGATCGCGACGCGGGTGGCCGCGGCCTGCAGACCTTCGATCTGCGCACGACGATCCACGCCGTTACCGCGCTCGAAGCCGCGCTGCTCGATCTGCTCGGCAAGCATCTGGGCGTGCCGGTCGCGGCGCTGCTCGGCGAAGGGCAGCAGCGCGATGAAGTCGAAATGCTCGGCTATCTGTTCTACATCGGCGATCGCAACAAGACGGACCTGCAATACGCATCCGGCGCGGATGGCCGCGACGACTGGGAGCGCCTGCGCACCGAAGTTGCATTGACGCCCGAAGCGGTCGTGCGTCTCGCGGAAGCGGCGAAGGCGCGTTACGGCTTCAACGACTTCAAGCTGAAGGGCGGCGTGCTGGCGGGCGATGCGGAAATGGAAGCCGCCACCGCGCTCGCGGAACGCTTCCCCGAAGCGCGCGTGACGCTCGATCCGAACGGCGCGTGGTCGCTCGCCGAAGCGATCCGTCTGTGCCGCGACAAGCACGACGTGCTCGCGTACGCGGAAGATCCGTGCGGCGCGGAAAACGGCTACTCGGGCCGCGAAGTGATGGCCGAATTCCGCCGCGCGACCGGCCTGCCGACGGCGACCAACATGATCGCGACGGACTGGCGTCAGATGGGCCACGCGATCCAGTTGCAATCCGTCGACATCCCGCTCGCCGATCCGCACTTCTGGACGATGCAGGGTTCGGTGCGCGTCGCGCAGATGTGCAACGACTGGGGCCTCACGTGGGGCTCGCATTCGAACAATCACTTCGACGTGTCGCTCGCGATGTTCACACACGTCGCCGCCGCCGCGCCGGGCAAGATCACGGCGATCGACACACACTGGATCTGGCAGGACGGCCAGCGTCTCACGCGCGATCCGCTGCAGATCGTCGGCGGGAAGGTGAAGGTGCCCGAAGTGCCGGGTCTTGGCGTCGAACTGGATATGGACGAAGTCGAGAAGGCGCACGCGCTGTATCAGCAGCACGGCCTCGGCGCGCGCGATGACGGCGTCGCGATGCAGTATCTGATTCCGAACTGGAAGTTCGACAACAAGAAGCCTTGCCTCGTGCGTTGA